One stretch of Muribaculum intestinale DNA includes these proteins:
- a CDS encoding ExbD/TolR family protein has translation MALKRQHDMMAMFSMASMTDVIFLLLIFFMITSTFVFPTALEVNLPQSTVQTALKPGTRVYIDKDEKLYASFGDEEPQPVEESALLPFLQLAAQNASADEAFIAIYADEEVPYGKIVEVLDLGARNNLKMVLATRPTNSRKAAYTGPESSTKL, from the coding sequence ATGGCACTGAAACGTCAGCACGATATGATGGCAATGTTCTCGATGGCATCGATGACCGATGTCATCTTCCTGTTGCTCATCTTCTTCATGATAACTTCAACGTTCGTATTCCCTACGGCTCTGGAGGTTAACCTCCCGCAGAGCACCGTACAGACGGCCCTTAAGCCCGGCACACGTGTGTATATCGACAAGGACGAGAAACTCTATGCCTCTTTCGGCGACGAGGAGCCTCAGCCGGTCGAGGAGAGTGCGCTTCTTCCGTTTCTTCAGCTTGCCGCACAGAACGCCTCTGCCGACGAGGCTTTCATAGCGATATATGCCGATGAAGAAGTGCCCTACGGTAAAATCGTCGAGGTGCTTGACCTCGGCGCACGCAACAATCTGAAAATGGTGCTTGCTACCCGTCCGACCAATTCACGTAAGGCTGCATATACCGGCCCGGAATCATCTACAAAGCTATGA
- a CDS encoding MotA/TolQ/ExbB proton channel family protein translates to MIFAQVPETVTDTVNIISETAATAPAEAAATTASMSVWDLCLKGGFIMIPLAILLVISIYIFIERYIVIRRADREDATFMKRIKDYIHDGEIDSAKLLCKKNGTPYARLILKGISRIGRPMNDVLVAIENTGNLEIANLGKGLTWLATTAAGAPMLGFLGTVIGMVEAFFALANAGSSANISVLAGGIYEALVTTVAGLAVGIVALFAYNALVARINGVMKLLEGKTMEFMDLLNEPAE, encoded by the coding sequence ATGATATTTGCCCAGGTGCCGGAAACTGTCACCGACACTGTCAATATAATAAGTGAAACCGCCGCCACTGCTCCGGCTGAGGCGGCCGCCACAACCGCCAGCATGTCGGTGTGGGATCTCTGCCTCAAGGGAGGCTTCATCATGATTCCGCTTGCCATACTGCTTGTAATCAGTATATATATATTCATCGAGCGATATATCGTGATACGTCGTGCCGACCGTGAGGACGCTACATTCATGAAGCGTATCAAGGATTACATCCACGACGGAGAGATAGACAGCGCCAAACTGCTGTGCAAGAAAAACGGCACCCCCTACGCACGCCTTATCCTCAAAGGCATAAGCCGTATCGGACGCCCGATGAACGATGTGCTCGTGGCGATAGAGAATACCGGAAATCTCGAAATCGCCAACCTCGGCAAGGGACTCACATGGCTTGCAACCACCGCCGCGGGAGCACCTATGCTCGGATTCCTCGGCACGGTTATCGGTATGGTCGAGGCGTTCTTCGCTCTTGCCAATGCCGGTTCGTCGGCCAACATCAGTGTGCTTGCAGGAGGCATCTACGAGGCCCTTGTGACTACTGTTGCCGGTCTGGCTGTAGGCATTGTGGCACTCTTTGCCTACAATGCTCTGGTAGCGCGCATAAACGGAGTGATGAAGCTCCTCGAAGGCAAGACCATGGAGTTTATGGACCTCCTCAACGAGCCCGCCGAATAA
- a CDS encoding pyridoxine 5'-phosphate synthase produces MTNLSVNINKVATLRNARGENTPDVERVAVDCERFGADGITVHPRPDERHIRHDDVIALRPLVKTEFNIEGYPSDDFMRLVLMVRPEQVTLVPDAPDAITSSAGWDVAAHMEMLTSIVDRLHEVGVRASIFVGTDPANIKAAAATGADRVELYTKPYADMYPSDPEAAVAPYVEASMAAHKAGLGVNAGHDLNLENLKFFHERLPYLNEVSIGHAIISDALYLGLEAAIRQYKACLQ; encoded by the coding sequence ATGACTAATCTAAGCGTAAATATCAACAAGGTAGCCACTCTGCGCAATGCGCGCGGGGAGAATACTCCCGATGTGGAGCGTGTGGCCGTAGACTGCGAGCGTTTCGGTGCCGACGGCATAACCGTGCATCCGCGTCCCGATGAACGCCATATACGCCACGACGACGTGATAGCTCTGCGCCCGCTTGTAAAGACCGAGTTCAACATCGAAGGCTATCCCTCCGACGATTTCATGCGTCTGGTGCTTATGGTGCGCCCCGAGCAGGTGACTCTTGTGCCCGATGCTCCCGATGCCATCACCTCAAGCGCCGGATGGGATGTGGCCGCACATATGGAGATGCTTACATCTATAGTCGACCGTCTGCACGAGGTCGGGGTAAGAGCCTCGATTTTTGTGGGTACCGATCCGGCCAACATCAAGGCGGCAGCCGCCACCGGTGCCGACCGTGTGGAGCTGTACACAAAGCCGTATGCCGACATGTATCCTTCCGACCCCGAGGCCGCTGTAGCTCCATATGTCGAAGCGAGCATGGCTGCCCACAAGGCCGGGCTGGGTGTCAACGCCGGCCACGACCTGAATCTTGAGAACCTCAAGTTTTTCCACGAGCGTCTACCTTACCTCAACGAGGTGTCGATAGGCCATGCCATAATCTCCGACGCTCTATATCTCGGACTGGAAGCCGCCATACGCCAGTACAAAGCCTGCCTGCAATAA
- a CDS encoding NAD kinase — protein sequence MRIAIYGNTYQERHIGELVHFFDALCRQNVWVEVEESFYRYLCGVLPSPPVVNDIIRGSDFNAAIAISIGGDGTFLHTAQWVGDKQIPILGINTGHLGYLAATHMKDADEWIGRLLKGDYDIETRTLIEVEADCHLAEEIWPYALNEVAVLKQDTSSMIEMKARINGTSLAVYLADGLIVSTPTGSTGYNLSVSGPILEPSAPVWAVSPIAAHSLTMRPLVVRDDSVIAITTCSRSGAYRLSLDGRFLSLPAKSTVTLRKASFATRVIKRPGHHFTDTLRDKLMWGLDTR from the coding sequence ATGCGCATCGCTATCTACGGCAACACCTATCAGGAACGACATATCGGAGAGCTTGTCCACTTCTTCGACGCCCTATGCCGCCAGAATGTGTGGGTCGAGGTCGAAGAATCGTTCTACAGATACCTGTGCGGGGTACTCCCCTCGCCCCCCGTGGTCAACGATATAATCCGCGGCTCCGACTTCAATGCGGCCATAGCCATCAGTATCGGCGGCGACGGCACATTTCTGCACACGGCACAGTGGGTAGGCGACAAGCAGATACCCATACTCGGCATCAACACGGGCCATCTGGGATATCTTGCGGCAACACACATGAAAGACGCCGACGAATGGATAGGGCGCCTTCTAAAGGGAGATTACGACATAGAGACGCGCACCCTCATCGAGGTGGAGGCCGACTGTCACCTTGCCGAGGAGATATGGCCGTATGCGCTCAACGAAGTGGCGGTGCTAAAACAGGACACCTCGTCGATGATAGAAATGAAGGCGCGCATCAACGGTACGTCGCTGGCTGTATATCTGGCCGACGGACTGATTGTGTCGACCCCGACCGGCTCAACAGGCTACAATCTGTCGGTCAGCGGCCCTATTCTGGAGCCTTCTGCACCGGTATGGGCCGTATCTCCCATCGCGGCACACTCGCTCACGATGCGTCCGCTGGTGGTACGCGACGACAGTGTGATAGCGATTACCACATGTTCGCGCTCCGGTGCCTACCGCCTCAGCCTCGACGGACGGTTTCTGTCGCTCCCGGCCAAGAGTACGGTGACTCTGCGCAAGGCATCGTTTGCCACACGCGTGATAAAGCGTCCGGGCCATCACTTTACCGACACCCTGCGCGACAAACTCATGTGGGGTCTCGACACAAGATAA
- a CDS encoding SUMF1/EgtB/PvdO family nonheme iron enzyme produces the protein MKSTAMAVAMAMTVCAVATGSEPIKMVDIPAGYFYMGSRALGENFDEGPVHKVTLTRPMRMSATEITNAQYEEFFPEHRALRGKNGVSADDNDAVVNVSYHDALEFCKKLGQREGRIYRLPTEAEWEYACRGGTYTLYNTGDWFPDSCHKSQRVARDFDPVSLRVGQFAPNAFGLYDMHGNVEEWCMDYYGPYTADEATDPCGPAQGEYRVTRGGSHHTPVKYLRSANRSAMLPDDRHSQTGFRIVESDAELQHSGEEWSVPAVRRDISAGEFMWDTPSDTPFYLPPIPFVVAPQCGNGVPFYRHNHQPAVTWCDNGDLLAIWFSANEENGREVTVLSSRLKAGCGEWEEAREFFRVSDRNLTGSSLLNDGNGTLLHINGMEASGDWQNLAMIARRSHDNGATWSAPEIIAPEHTRRHQVIAGPSITAEGWIIQACDAGPGGNDGTALHISRDGGHTWEDPWDGAPLPDFSDGGVGSTIAGIHAGVVQLADGSLMALGRGNSIAGSDGKLHMPMSISRDMGRTWTYSASPLPPIDGGQRLVLRRLNEGPLLLVSFTGHPQRTPETDRGMEFTAPDGTKAKGYGMYAAVSFDDGRTWPVRRLVTDSVPRFLDGGAWTGFFESDSTHAEPRGYLCATQTPDGIIHLLSSRLHYRFNLAWLLEAMQ, from the coding sequence ATGAAATCAACAGCAATGGCTGTCGCCATGGCCATGACGGTCTGCGCCGTAGCCACAGGCTCGGAGCCTATAAAAATGGTCGATATTCCGGCAGGATATTTTTACATGGGGAGCCGCGCTCTCGGCGAGAATTTCGACGAAGGGCCGGTGCATAAGGTGACTCTGACCCGCCCGATGCGCATGAGCGCCACAGAAATCACCAATGCCCAGTATGAGGAATTCTTTCCGGAACACCGTGCCCTACGCGGCAAAAACGGAGTGTCGGCTGATGATAATGATGCCGTGGTCAACGTAAGTTATCACGATGCTCTGGAATTCTGTAAGAAACTGGGCCAACGAGAAGGCCGCATCTACCGGCTCCCCACCGAAGCCGAGTGGGAGTACGCATGCCGCGGAGGTACATATACATTATATAATACCGGCGACTGGTTTCCCGACTCTTGCCACAAGTCGCAGCGTGTGGCGCGCGATTTCGACCCCGTGTCGCTGCGTGTCGGACAATTCGCTCCCAATGCGTTCGGGCTGTATGACATGCATGGCAATGTCGAGGAGTGGTGTATGGACTACTACGGGCCATATACCGCAGACGAAGCGACCGACCCATGCGGACCGGCGCAGGGAGAATACCGGGTAACGCGCGGTGGGAGCCACCACACGCCTGTGAAGTATCTGCGCAGTGCCAACCGAAGCGCCATGCTCCCCGACGACCGTCATTCCCAGACCGGATTCCGCATAGTGGAGTCGGACGCCGAGCTTCAGCACTCAGGCGAAGAATGGAGTGTGCCGGCAGTACGCCGCGACATATCGGCCGGAGAATTCATGTGGGACACTCCGTCAGACACCCCCTTTTACCTGCCGCCGATACCGTTTGTCGTCGCTCCGCAATGTGGCAACGGCGTACCATTTTACCGCCACAACCACCAGCCGGCGGTGACATGGTGTGACAACGGCGACCTGCTTGCCATATGGTTTTCGGCCAACGAAGAGAACGGACGCGAGGTGACGGTGCTGTCGTCGCGTCTTAAAGCCGGGTGCGGAGAATGGGAGGAGGCGCGCGAATTCTTCCGTGTGTCCGACCGCAACCTTACCGGCAGTTCGCTGCTCAACGACGGCAACGGCACACTGCTCCACATCAATGGCATGGAAGCGTCGGGTGACTGGCAGAACCTCGCCATGATCGCACGCCGCAGCCATGACAACGGAGCCACATGGTCGGCGCCGGAAATCATCGCTCCCGAACATACACGCCGCCACCAGGTAATAGCCGGCCCGTCGATAACCGCCGAGGGGTGGATAATCCAGGCGTGCGACGCCGGCCCGGGAGGCAACGACGGTACAGCACTACACATAAGCCGCGACGGCGGCCACACATGGGAAGACCCTTGGGACGGCGCTCCACTTCCCGACTTCAGCGACGGTGGCGTCGGAAGCACCATCGCCGGTATTCATGCCGGAGTGGTACAACTCGCCGACGGGTCGCTCATGGCTCTCGGCCGGGGCAACAGTATCGCCGGAAGTGACGGGAAGCTGCATATGCCGATGAGTATCTCCCGCGACATGGGACGCACATGGACCTACAGCGCCTCCCCTCTCCCGCCAATCGACGGCGGCCAACGTCTTGTACTGCGCAGGCTCAACGAGGGACCGCTGCTGCTCGTATCATTCACCGGCCATCCGCAGCGCACCCCCGAGACCGACCGAGGGATGGAATTCACAGCTCCCGACGGAACCAAGGCTAAAGGTTACGGAATGTATGCCGCAGTATCGTTCGACGACGGACGCACATGGCCCGTACGCAGGCTTGTCACCGACTCCGTGCCGCGATTTCTCGACGGTGGAGCCTGGACAGGATTTTTCGAGTCAGACTCCACCCATGCCGAACCGCGCGGATACCTGTGCGCCACACAGACGCCCGACGGCATAATCCATCTGCTCAGCTCAAGGCTCCACTACCGGTTCAATCTGGCATGGCTCCTCGAGGCAATGCAATGA
- a CDS encoding ammonium transporter, which translates to MTVKGRKISYGWLSVFVLLLVIGIVGVVDTSGAGSFNMPNNHLFANVAWMITATIFVLMMTPGLSFFYGGMVRVKNVISTMLQSFIVMGFVSVIWVVFGFGLAFGNDIDHVIGNPCDFFMFNNVGVSNVTEPDSPLLSQIGMATTTIPLALFALFQMKFAIITPSLITGSFAERVHFSGYLLFMVLWIVVVYCPLAHCTWHPDGLFAMMHVHDFAGGIVVHAASGIAALAGAIFLGRRTPSQDAAKPANVPFVLLGAALLWLGWFGFNGGSSLAADGVAISAFLNTNTAAATAMVTWVAFDALRGRKPSAMGAAIGAVVGLVAITPCAGWVTVGQSVFISLLITICCNLAVSWKGYSHMLDDALDVFPTHGLGGILGTVLTGYFAYDFFASQEPDMISRMEFFWNHIIVLIMVFVYTFAASYLLYWITNKVVPLRVSRHSEEVGLDISQHGEEYGAEGGTGLVEDAISDNDWMRSVEES; encoded by the coding sequence ATGACTGTTAAAGGACGTAAAATCAGCTATGGATGGCTGTCAGTGTTCGTTTTGTTGCTTGTAATCGGTATAGTAGGGGTGGTTGATACTTCGGGTGCCGGTTCGTTCAACATGCCCAACAATCATCTTTTTGCGAATGTGGCATGGATGATAACGGCTACTATCTTTGTACTTATGATGACTCCCGGGCTATCGTTTTTCTATGGAGGCATGGTACGGGTGAAGAATGTAATCTCCACGATGCTTCAGAGTTTCATCGTGATGGGATTTGTGAGTGTGATATGGGTTGTGTTTGGCTTTGGTCTCGCATTCGGCAACGATATAGACCATGTTATCGGCAATCCTTGCGACTTCTTTATGTTTAATAATGTTGGTGTCAGCAACGTGACGGAGCCTGACTCCCCGCTATTGTCGCAGATTGGCATGGCCACGACCACCATACCTTTGGCCCTTTTCGCTCTGTTTCAGATGAAGTTCGCCATTATCACACCGTCTCTTATCACGGGATCGTTTGCTGAGCGTGTGCACTTTTCCGGCTATCTGCTCTTCATGGTATTGTGGATAGTCGTTGTATATTGTCCGCTTGCTCATTGTACATGGCATCCCGACGGATTGTTTGCCATGATGCATGTCCACGATTTTGCCGGAGGCATAGTGGTGCATGCCGCCTCGGGCATCGCCGCTCTTGCCGGAGCTATATTCCTGGGTCGCCGCACACCATCACAGGATGCGGCCAAGCCGGCCAATGTGCCGTTTGTGCTTCTCGGCGCGGCTTTACTGTGGCTCGGGTGGTTCGGATTCAACGGCGGCAGTTCGCTTGCCGCCGACGGGGTAGCCATCTCGGCGTTCCTGAATACAAACACCGCCGCTGCGACGGCTATGGTCACATGGGTGGCATTTGACGCTCTACGCGGACGCAAACCTTCTGCCATGGGTGCTGCAATAGGCGCTGTCGTGGGGCTGGTGGCCATTACACCTTGTGCCGGATGGGTTACCGTCGGACAGAGTGTATTCATATCTCTCCTGATTACCATATGCTGCAATCTTGCGGTGTCGTGGAAGGGGTACAGCCATATGCTCGACGATGCTCTTGACGTATTCCCTACACATGGTCTGGGTGGAATACTCGGCACAGTGCTTACCGGTTATTTCGCCTATGATTTCTTTGCTTCCCAGGAACCTGACATGATATCGCGTATGGAATTTTTCTGGAATCATATCATAGTGCTGATTATGGTGTTTGTCTACACGTTTGCCGCCAGTTACCTTCTTTATTGGATTACCAACAAGGTGGTTCCGTTGCGAGTGTCACGCCATAGCGAGGAGGTCGGTCTCGACATATCGCAGCATGGTGAGGAATACGGAGCGGAAGGAGGTACAGGTCTGGTAGAAGATGCCATTAGCGACAATGACTGGATGCGCAGTGTTGAAGAGAGCTGA
- the priA gene encoding primosomal protein N': MHDAKEKSDATVRPYAGAGLMYAEVILPLPLGATFTYRIPQELDGKVSIGSRIIVPFGRKKLYTAIVCGLSPIAPEDMQIKDVMTVLDPWPIVRHPQLRLWEWIGEYYLCSIGDVMKAALPAGLKVESETFVEVNPDYEEDTSARLTETEAVLLQTVDHHGRISVADLEHRTGITRTTQTVARLVERCALMISEKLVERYRAKRETIVSLAFPHDDTDSMHRAFDSVRGAPKQEQLLIALIDMLNKKRHEGRDPEVLRSDLLTSTGLSTAIVSALSAKGIIRITTREVNRFGFTGVATGTLPSLTDHQAEALDRIHLGFLKRDVVLLHGVTSSGKTELYIHLIDFVLRKGEQALYLVPEIALTTQLTRRLQKVFGDKVVIYHSKFSDNERVDIWKKLLHDNSPCVVIGARSSLFLPYSRLGIVIVDEEHESSYKQYDPAPRYNARDTAIVLASMHGAKTLLGSATPAVETYYKALSGRYGLVELTERYEGARLPDIEIIDMLDEKKRGRSSGSPLSMRLLGLTRETVDHGRQAILFHNRRGFAPVVMCKQCAYVPKCQYCDVSLTYHRRQDEMVCHYCGATYKLPTICPSCKEPAIDVFGYGTERLEDIADGAFGDAKVLRMDLDTTRNKDGYDKIITDFSAGKAQILVGTQMVTKGLDFAGVSLVGVLNADTLINFPDFRSAERAFNMLEQVAGRAGRRDDIPGRVVVQTTRPDHPVINFLREHDYKGFYAHEIEERRLYSYPPFTRVINIYLKHRDLSVVADASVRYTRRLQELFGNRVFGPEEPHVSRIQSLYIRKIMLKIETEASMRKVKAILRNVYEEFMVEKSLRSMIVYYDVDPN; the protein is encoded by the coding sequence ATGCATGATGCCAAAGAGAAAAGCGATGCCACCGTACGCCCTTACGCCGGCGCAGGCTTAATGTATGCGGAAGTGATATTGCCTCTGCCGCTTGGGGCCACGTTTACCTACCGCATACCGCAGGAGCTTGACGGAAAGGTAAGCATCGGCAGCCGGATTATCGTGCCGTTCGGACGCAAAAAGCTGTATACAGCCATCGTATGCGGTCTTTCGCCCATCGCGCCGGAAGATATGCAGATAAAGGACGTAATGACTGTACTCGACCCCTGGCCGATAGTGCGGCATCCGCAACTGCGTCTGTGGGAATGGATTGGCGAATACTATCTGTGCAGCATAGGCGATGTAATGAAAGCGGCCCTCCCGGCGGGACTGAAAGTTGAGAGCGAGACCTTTGTAGAAGTCAATCCCGACTACGAGGAGGACACCTCGGCGCGGCTTACCGAGACCGAGGCTGTGCTGCTCCAGACTGTCGACCACCACGGGCGTATATCCGTGGCCGACCTCGAACACCGCACAGGCATCACGCGAACCACACAGACGGTGGCACGCCTTGTAGAGCGCTGCGCACTGATGATATCGGAGAAACTTGTGGAACGGTACCGGGCCAAACGCGAGACAATCGTAAGTCTTGCATTCCCTCATGACGACACCGACTCCATGCACCGCGCATTCGACTCGGTACGTGGCGCGCCCAAGCAGGAACAGCTGCTCATCGCCCTCATCGACATGCTCAACAAGAAGCGCCACGAGGGACGCGACCCCGAGGTACTGAGGTCCGATCTGCTGACCTCCACCGGACTGAGCACCGCAATCGTATCGGCACTGTCGGCCAAAGGTATAATCCGCATCACGACACGCGAAGTCAACCGGTTCGGGTTTACCGGAGTGGCTACCGGCACATTGCCCTCACTCACCGACCACCAGGCCGAGGCTCTTGACCGCATACACCTCGGATTTCTGAAACGTGACGTAGTGCTGCTCCACGGAGTCACATCGAGCGGGAAGACCGAACTCTATATCCACCTCATCGATTTCGTGCTCCGCAAGGGGGAACAGGCATTGTATCTTGTGCCGGAAATAGCGCTCACCACCCAGCTTACCCGCAGACTTCAGAAAGTGTTCGGCGACAAAGTGGTGATATACCACTCGAAATTTTCCGACAACGAGCGCGTCGACATATGGAAGAAACTGCTCCACGACAATTCGCCATGTGTGGTAATCGGCGCACGCTCGTCGCTCTTCCTCCCCTACTCACGCCTCGGCATAGTAATCGTAGACGAAGAGCATGAGTCGAGCTACAAGCAATACGACCCGGCACCCCGCTACAATGCCCGCGACACCGCCATCGTGCTCGCGTCGATGCATGGCGCCAAGACACTGCTCGGGAGCGCTACCCCTGCAGTCGAGACCTACTACAAGGCCCTGTCGGGACGCTACGGACTTGTCGAGCTTACCGAGCGCTACGAAGGCGCCCGTCTGCCCGATATCGAGATTATCGACATGCTCGACGAGAAAAAGCGCGGACGTTCCTCCGGCTCACCGCTCTCGATGCGTCTGCTCGGGCTTACACGCGAGACGGTAGACCACGGACGCCAGGCGATACTATTCCACAACCGACGCGGATTTGCTCCGGTAGTGATGTGCAAGCAGTGTGCCTACGTGCCCAAATGCCAGTACTGCGATGTATCGCTCACCTACCACAGGCGTCAGGACGAGATGGTGTGCCACTACTGCGGGGCCACATACAAGCTGCCTACCATATGTCCGTCGTGCAAAGAACCCGCCATAGATGTGTTCGGCTACGGAACCGAACGCCTTGAGGATATCGCCGACGGAGCATTCGGCGACGCCAAGGTGCTGCGCATGGACCTCGACACCACGCGCAACAAAGACGGATACGACAAAATAATAACCGACTTTTCGGCCGGAAAGGCACAGATACTTGTCGGGACACAGATGGTGACAAAGGGGCTCGACTTTGCCGGAGTGAGCCTCGTAGGCGTGCTCAACGCCGACACTCTCATCAACTTCCCCGACTTCCGCTCGGCCGAACGGGCGTTCAACATGCTTGAGCAGGTAGCCGGACGTGCCGGACGTCGCGACGACATCCCGGGACGTGTTGTCGTGCAGACCACACGCCCCGACCATCCCGTAATCAACTTCCTGCGCGAGCACGACTACAAGGGCTTCTATGCCCATGAGATTGAAGAGCGTCGACTCTACAGTTACCCTCCGTTCACGCGTGTAATCAACATCTACCTCAAGCACCGCGACCTCAGCGTGGTGGCCGACGCGTCGGTGCGCTATACCAGGCGCCTGCAGGAATTGTTTGGCAACAGGGTGTTCGGGCCCGAAGAGCCGCATGTGAGCCGCATACAGTCGCTCTACATACGCAAGATAATGCTCAAGATAGAGACCGAGGCATCCATGCGTAAGGTGAAGGCCATACTCCGCAACGTCTACGAGGAGTTCATGGTCGAGAAGTCCCTGCGTTCGATGATAGTATACTACGACGTCGATCCCAACTGA